The proteins below come from a single Parageobacillus thermoglucosidasius genomic window:
- the yunB gene encoding sporulation protein YunB gives MPRFPARLRKGPLPLRYVFLLTFVFFMFATAVSLWIVNKAIEPVLMEIAEKETKRIANLVINNAIEQQFLKENTEMSDLITVQKDESGKIASVDFNTAVVNRILAKTDDYVMQSLKAATEGKIAELEFPDDKSEKEKNNGIIYYIPIGQVTDNALLGNLGPRVPVQFQLIGNVTSDVTKEIKPFGINNALIEVDIHVSVDIQVVIPFATKAATVSTDIPIAMQVIQGEVPEFYNNGGPNPTLSVPAR, from the coding sequence TTGCCAAGATTTCCCGCGCGTTTGAGAAAAGGTCCGCTTCCCTTGCGATACGTGTTTTTGCTGACATTTGTTTTCTTTATGTTTGCGACTGCGGTAAGCCTTTGGATTGTGAACAAAGCGATTGAGCCGGTTTTAATGGAAATTGCTGAAAAAGAAACAAAACGAATTGCCAATTTAGTCATTAATAATGCGATTGAACAGCAGTTTTTAAAAGAAAATACGGAAATGAGCGATTTAATTACAGTACAGAAGGACGAAAGCGGCAAAATTGCTTCGGTAGATTTTAATACAGCTGTTGTCAACCGGATTTTGGCAAAGACAGACGATTATGTCATGCAAAGTTTAAAAGCGGCGACGGAAGGCAAAATCGCAGAGCTTGAATTTCCTGATGATAAATCGGAAAAAGAGAAAAATAACGGAATTATTTATTATATTCCGATTGGCCAAGTTACAGATAATGCGCTTCTTGGCAATCTTGGGCCGCGTGTCCCTGTTCAGTTCCAGCTCATCGGCAATGTTACATCAGATGTAACAAAAGAAATCAAGCCGTTTGGAATTAATAACGCATTAATTGAAGTGGACATTCACGTTTCCGTAGATATTCAAGTGGTGATTCCATTCGCGACAAAAGCGGCAACCGTTTCGACGGATATTCCAATCGCGATGCAAGTGATTCAAGGAGAGGTTCCAGAATTTTATAACAACGGCGGGCCCAATCCGACTTTAAGCGTTCCCGCGCGTTAA
- the sufC gene encoding Fe-S cluster assembly ATPase SufC has protein sequence MAVLTIKDLHVSVEGKEILKGVNLEVKGGEIHAIMGPNGTGKSTLSSAIMGHPKYEVTQGSITLDGQNVLEMEVDERARAGLFLAMQYPSEISGVTNADFLRAAINARLGEGNEISLMKFIRKLDEKMEFLEMNPDMAHRYLNEGFSGGEKKRNEILQLMMLEPKIAILDEIDSGLDIDALKIVSKGINEMRSSEFGCLIITHYQRLLNYITPDYVHVMMQGRIVKSGGPELAQRLEAEGYDWIKKELGIEDETVEQEA, from the coding sequence ATGGCAGTGTTGACAATTAAAGATCTTCACGTATCCGTTGAAGGAAAAGAAATTTTAAAAGGCGTGAATTTGGAAGTAAAAGGCGGAGAAATTCACGCCATCATGGGACCGAACGGAACGGGGAAATCAACGCTATCATCGGCGATTATGGGGCATCCGAAATATGAAGTGACACAAGGCAGCATTACGTTAGATGGACAAAATGTACTGGAGATGGAAGTGGATGAGCGCGCACGCGCCGGTTTATTTTTGGCGATGCAATATCCAAGTGAAATAAGCGGGGTAACGAATGCGGATTTCCTTCGTGCTGCTATTAATGCCCGCCTTGGCGAAGGTAACGAAATTTCGTTAATGAAATTTATCCGCAAACTGGATGAAAAAATGGAATTTCTTGAAATGAATCCGGATATGGCGCATCGTTATTTAAATGAAGGATTCTCCGGCGGGGAGAAAAAACGCAATGAAATCCTTCAATTAATGATGCTTGAACCGAAAATCGCCATTTTGGACGAGATCGACTCTGGTCTGGATATCGATGCGCTGAAAATCGTTTCAAAAGGAATTAATGAAATGCGCAGCAGCGAATTCGGCTGTTTGATCATTACGCACTATCAGCGGCTGTTAAACTACATCACACCAGATTATGTGCATGTCATGATGCAAGGGCGCATCGTAAAATCCGGTGGCCCGGAACTGGCGCAACGTCTTGAAGCAGAAGGATACGATTGGATAAAAAAAGAACTTGGCATTGAAGACGAAACGGTTGAGCAAGAAGCGTAA
- a CDS encoding ABC transporter substrate-binding protein has protein sequence MKKKKLAGAFLSLMVTAGIMAGCGAQKDSTSSSDSKGGGGDTIKIGANLELSGGVASYGRSIAEGVELAFEEINKEGINGKKLELVKVDNKSDAAEATNGAIKLVSQDKVTAIIGAATSTNTLAQIQVAQDNKIPLITPTGTNPAITNKDGKVNEFIFRTCFIDPFQGTVAAKFAINDLKVKKAAVLIDTSSDYSKGLASAFKKSFEKDGGKIVAEEAYVAKDTDFRATLTRIKSANPEFIFLPGYYEEVGLIVKQARELGINVPIMGGDGWDSPKLVEIAGKDALNNTFITNHYSSNDPDQKIQNFVKSFKAKYNKSPDAFNALGYDTAYFLADAIKRAGDVDPEKIKDALADTKDLSLVSGTLTLDEKHDPVKSVTILEYKDGQQQFKTKVNP, from the coding sequence ATGAAGAAAAAAAAGTTAGCTGGAGCTTTTTTATCGCTTATGGTAACTGCCGGCATCATGGCAGGATGCGGAGCGCAAAAGGATTCGACTAGTTCATCCGACAGCAAAGGAGGAGGCGGCGATACGATTAAAATCGGCGCCAACCTGGAATTATCCGGAGGAGTAGCTTCATACGGCCGGTCGATCGCTGAAGGGGTTGAGCTTGCATTTGAGGAAATAAATAAAGAAGGCATTAACGGAAAGAAGCTCGAGCTTGTAAAAGTTGATAACAAATCGGATGCGGCAGAAGCGACGAACGGTGCGATCAAACTGGTCAGCCAAGATAAAGTGACGGCGATTATCGGGGCGGCAACAAGCACAAATACGCTTGCGCAAATCCAAGTGGCGCAAGATAACAAAATTCCGTTAATAACCCCAACGGGAACAAACCCTGCGATTACCAACAAAGACGGAAAAGTAAACGAATTTATCTTCCGGACATGTTTCATTGATCCTTTTCAAGGAACGGTAGCTGCTAAATTCGCTATTAATGATTTGAAAGTAAAAAAAGCCGCTGTACTTATTGATACTTCAAGCGATTATTCCAAAGGGCTTGCTTCTGCTTTTAAGAAATCGTTTGAAAAAGACGGCGGCAAGATTGTGGCAGAAGAAGCTTATGTTGCGAAAGATACTGATTTCCGTGCTACGTTGACACGCATCAAATCAGCTAATCCGGAATTTATTTTCTTGCCTGGTTATTACGAGGAAGTAGGTCTGATTGTGAAACAAGCGCGTGAACTTGGCATTAATGTCCCTATTATGGGCGGAGACGGCTGGGATTCTCCGAAACTAGTTGAAATTGCCGGGAAAGATGCGCTGAACAATACATTTATTACCAATCATTATTCCTCGAATGACCCTGATCAAAAAATTCAAAATTTTGTTAAATCTTTCAAAGCAAAATATAACAAATCTCCAGATGCGTTTAATGCGCTTGGGTATGATACGGCATATTTCCTTGCTGACGCGATCAAGCGGGCAGGGGACGTAGATCCGGAAAAAATTAAAGACGCTCTCGCCGACACGAAAGACCTTTCTCTTGTATCCGGAACATTGACGTTGGATGAAAAACATGATCCGGTAAAATCTGTCACAATTCTGGAATATAAGGATGGGCAACAACAGTTTAAAACAAAAGTAAATCCATAA
- the sufB gene encoding Fe-S cluster assembly protein SufB, translating into MAKKAPEIGEYKYGFVDKDVSVFRAKRGLTREVVEEISRMKNEPQWMLEFRLKALDIFYSKPMPQWGGDLSSLDFDEITYYVKPTEKSGRSWDEVPPEIKATFDKLGIPEAEQKYLAGVSAQYESEVVYHNMKEDLEKLGVIFKDTDSALKENEDLFREYFAKVVPPTDNKFAALNSAVWSGGSFIYVPKGVKVDTPLQAYFRINSENMGQFERTLIIVDEGAHVHYVEGCTAPIYTTASLHSAVVEIIVKKDAYCRYTTIQNWSNNVFNLVTKRAVCEENATMEWIDGNIGSKLTMKYPAVILKGEGARGLTLSIAIAGKGQHQDAGAKMIHLAPNTSSTIVSKSISKQGGKVTYRGMVHFGRKASGSRSNIECDTLIMDNQSTSDTIPYNEILNDNISLEHEAKVSKVSEEQLFYLMSRGISEQEATEMIVMGFIEPFTRELPMEYAVEMNRLIKFEMEGSIG; encoded by the coding sequence ATGGCGAAAAAAGCGCCAGAAATCGGCGAATATAAGTATGGGTTCGTCGATAAAGACGTATCGGTGTTCCGCGCGAAACGCGGGTTGACGCGGGAAGTGGTTGAAGAAATTTCCCGGATGAAAAATGAGCCGCAATGGATGTTGGAATTCCGCTTAAAAGCGTTGGATATTTTCTACAGCAAGCCAATGCCGCAATGGGGCGGCGATTTATCAAGTTTGGATTTTGATGAAATTACGTATTATGTAAAACCGACGGAAAAATCAGGCCGTTCTTGGGACGAAGTGCCGCCAGAAATTAAAGCAACGTTCGACAAGTTAGGAATTCCTGAAGCAGAACAAAAATATTTAGCAGGTGTATCGGCACAGTACGAATCAGAAGTCGTTTACCATAATATGAAGGAAGATTTAGAAAAACTTGGGGTTATTTTTAAGGATACAGACTCTGCATTAAAAGAAAACGAGGATCTTTTCCGCGAGTATTTTGCCAAAGTGGTGCCGCCAACGGACAATAAATTTGCGGCGCTAAACTCGGCGGTATGGTCGGGCGGTTCGTTCATTTACGTGCCGAAAGGCGTCAAAGTGGATACGCCGCTGCAAGCATACTTCCGCATTAACTCAGAAAACATGGGACAGTTTGAGCGCACATTGATCATCGTTGATGAAGGGGCGCACGTTCATTACGTAGAAGGGTGTACCGCGCCAATCTACACAACTGCTTCGCTTCACAGTGCCGTTGTTGAAATTATCGTCAAAAAAGATGCGTACTGCCGTTACACGACCATTCAAAACTGGTCAAACAATGTGTTTAACCTTGTAACGAAGCGCGCAGTTTGCGAAGAAAATGCGACGATGGAGTGGATCGACGGCAACATCGGTTCTAAATTAACGATGAAATATCCTGCTGTTATTTTGAAAGGCGAAGGCGCGCGCGGCTTGACATTATCGATTGCCATTGCCGGAAAAGGCCAGCATCAAGACGCAGGTGCAAAAATGATCCATCTTGCGCCAAACACATCATCCACGATTGTATCGAAATCCATTTCGAAACAAGGCGGAAAAGTGACTTATCGCGGAATGGTTCACTTTGGCCGCAAAGCGTCAGGATCGCGCTCGAACATTGAATGTGATACGCTCATTATGGATAACCAATCGACATCCGATACGATCCCATATAACGAAATTTTAAATGACAACATTTCGCTTGAGCATGAAGCGAAAGTGTCAAAAGTATCTGAAGAGCAATTGTTCTACCTCATGAGCCGAGGCATTTCGGAACAAGAAGCGACAGAAATGATTGTCATGGGCTTTATCGAGCCGTTTACAAGAGAGCTTCCAATGGAATACGCCGTGGAAATGAACCGGCTCATAAAATTCGAGATGGAAGGAAGCATTGGATAA
- a CDS encoding YunC family protein: MISVTPITIDHYPFIAVSVQLPKTNLLAVASEKGYIMCGALDVALLNEKLRDRGIVAGRAVGVRTIEQLLEAPLESVTAAAEELGITVGMKGKEALLKMREKNL; encoded by the coding sequence ATGATTAGCGTAACTCCAATTACGATTGATCATTATCCGTTTATCGCCGTTTCCGTTCAGTTGCCGAAAACGAATTTGCTTGCTGTGGCAAGCGAAAAAGGCTACATTATGTGCGGCGCGTTAGATGTCGCGCTGTTGAATGAAAAATTGCGCGATCGCGGAATTGTTGCCGGAAGGGCCGTTGGCGTCCGCACCATCGAGCAATTATTAGAAGCGCCTTTGGAATCGGTGACGGCTGCCGCTGAAGAATTAGGGATTACGGTTGGCATGAAAGGGAAAGAGGCGCTCTTAAAGATGAGGGAAAAAAATTTATAA
- a CDS encoding DUF72 domain-containing protein — translation MIYIGLTGWGDHDSLYPPGLAAKDKLQEYAAHFPTVEVDSYFYAIQPRQNVEKWIRETPDSFRFVVKAYQGMTGHERGPIPYSSKEEMFAAFLDSIEPFIRSGKLAMVLFQFPPWFDCRREHVTYLRWCKAQMKEVPVALEFRHRSWFSPRFYAKTLQFMTEEGWIHSICDEPQAGEGSIPTVLHPTNAEKTLVRLHGRNVYGWNKATSGENWRAVRYLYRYREDELREWVAHIETLKTKTNDIYVLFNNNSGGDAADNAKQFIRLLGIEYTDLAPRQLDLF, via the coding sequence ATGATTTATATAGGGTTAACCGGTTGGGGTGATCACGACAGCTTATATCCTCCAGGTCTTGCCGCGAAAGATAAGCTGCAAGAATATGCCGCTCATTTTCCCACTGTAGAAGTAGATTCGTATTTTTATGCGATTCAGCCGCGGCAGAATGTCGAAAAGTGGATTCGCGAAACGCCTGACTCGTTTCGCTTTGTCGTGAAAGCATACCAAGGAATGACGGGGCATGAGCGCGGCCCGATTCCATATTCAAGCAAAGAGGAAATGTTTGCCGCCTTTTTAGATTCCATCGAACCGTTTATCCGTTCGGGAAAACTGGCGATGGTGCTGTTTCAGTTTCCGCCATGGTTTGATTGCCGCCGCGAGCATGTCACATATTTGCGCTGGTGCAAGGCGCAAATGAAAGAAGTTCCGGTGGCGCTTGAGTTCCGCCATCGTTCATGGTTTTCCCCGCGTTTTTATGCAAAAACGTTACAGTTTATGACGGAAGAAGGATGGATTCATAGCATTTGCGATGAGCCGCAGGCAGGGGAAGGCTCCATTCCAACCGTGCTTCATCCGACTAATGCGGAAAAAACGTTGGTTCGCTTGCATGGACGCAACGTATATGGATGGAATAAGGCGACAAGCGGGGAAAATTGGCGGGCTGTAAGATATTTATACCGATACCGCGAAGATGAATTGCGCGAATGGGTGGCGCATATTGAAACATTAAAAACGAAGACAAATGATATTTATGTGTTGTTTAACAACAATTCCGGCGGGGATGCTGCGGATAACGCGAAGCAATTCATCCGCCTGCTCGGCATTGAGTATACGGATTTAGCGCCACGGCAGCTGGATTTATTTTAG
- a CDS encoding bifunctional metallophosphatase/5'-nucleotidase → MKRTIYVYHTNDVHSHFEYWPKISHFLWEQRQKHEKRNETMLLFDIGDFIDRFHPITEATRGKANVDLLNELHYDAVTIGNNEGITLDYNELDTLYENARFPVLVANLFKKDGTRPSWAHPYCIIPVSDTFRVGVIGATAYFTKSYELLGWKVATPFEILGDIAAEVKKQADLVILLSHLGINDDEKIAQTIPEIDIILGGHTHHLFPEGKRVHDTLLCAAGKYGKFVGIVKLEIEESDHTYEALATVVDVEGFPDSEKMRRTLALLEKQSLQKLESEQVAELKEDLPLQWFSPSPLAKLLASALREWCEAEIGMVNAGVLLEPLYKGTVTRKDLHRICPHPINPCKVQLRGAELKEIILQANTERMKYLEFKGFGFRGKVMGQMVYDGVELEMETGKDGYEHIRRITINGEPLNPDQLYDVATIDMFAIGHFYPQIQRAPKKEYYMPEFLRDVLAWKLADRK, encoded by the coding sequence TTGAAACGGACAATATACGTATACCATACGAACGATGTGCACAGCCATTTTGAATATTGGCCGAAAATTTCCCATTTTTTATGGGAACAAAGACAAAAGCATGAAAAACGTAATGAGACAATGCTGTTATTTGATATTGGCGATTTTATTGACCGCTTTCATCCGATAACGGAAGCGACAAGAGGAAAGGCGAATGTGGATTTGCTGAATGAGCTCCATTACGATGCGGTAACGATCGGAAATAATGAAGGAATAACCCTTGATTACAATGAACTGGACACACTGTATGAAAACGCGCGCTTTCCGGTGCTTGTCGCCAATTTATTTAAGAAAGATGGGACGCGTCCTTCTTGGGCGCATCCGTACTGCATTATTCCCGTTTCCGACACGTTCCGCGTCGGCGTGATTGGCGCCACCGCTTATTTCACTAAATCTTACGAACTATTGGGTTGGAAAGTGGCAACACCGTTTGAGATACTGGGAGACATTGCCGCGGAGGTAAAAAAACAGGCTGATCTTGTCATTTTATTATCTCATTTAGGGATTAACGATGATGAGAAAATCGCACAGACGATACCGGAAATTGACATCATTCTTGGCGGGCATACCCATCATTTATTCCCAGAAGGAAAAAGGGTCCATGACACGTTATTATGCGCGGCAGGAAAATATGGAAAATTTGTTGGGATCGTAAAGTTAGAAATTGAAGAAAGCGACCATACATATGAAGCGCTGGCTACCGTTGTGGATGTGGAAGGCTTTCCAGATTCAGAGAAAATGCGGCGCACTTTAGCGTTATTAGAAAAACAAAGTTTGCAAAAATTAGAATCAGAGCAAGTGGCAGAGCTGAAAGAAGATCTGCCGCTGCAATGGTTTTCGCCATCTCCGCTCGCCAAACTGCTTGCTTCGGCGCTTAGAGAATGGTGTGAAGCAGAAATTGGCATGGTCAATGCGGGCGTCCTGTTAGAGCCGCTTTACAAAGGGACGGTGACGAGAAAAGATTTGCACCGCATTTGCCCGCATCCGATCAATCCTTGCAAAGTCCAGCTGCGCGGCGCGGAATTAAAGGAGATTATTTTACAAGCAAATACAGAAAGAATGAAATACTTGGAATTTAAAGGATTTGGGTTTCGCGGCAAAGTGATGGGACAAATGGTGTATGACGGGGTTGAACTGGAAATGGAAACGGGAAAAGACGGTTATGAGCATATTCGCCGTATAACCATTAACGGCGAGCCGTTAAATCCGGACCAGCTATACGATGTGGCGACAATTGATATGTTTGCGATCGGGCATTTTTATCCGCAAATCCAGCGCGCTCCGAAAAAAGAATATTATATGCCGGAATTTTTGCGGGATGTTTTAGCGTGGAAATTAGCGGACAGAAAATAG
- a CDS encoding sulfite exporter TauE/SafE family protein has product MGDVLLLVIVGFLAGTVGSLVGLGGGVIIVPSLLFLGAIHWLPHVTPQVAVGTSLVVIIFNGLSSTLSYMKEKMVDYRSGLLFFIGSGPGAIIGAWMNNKLSLEHFSLYFGLFLIAVSFFLSFSSNASARSQRKPFKITRTYITNEGETVTYGYHPLAAIAISFVVGFFGGMFGIGGGSLMVPAMIILFFFPPHVAVATSMFMIFLSSLVSSLTHVFMGNVQWLFALSLIPGVWFGAKTGAFINKRLRSKTIVIALRLVLVLLGIRLIYQSFS; this is encoded by the coding sequence ATGGGAGACGTATTATTGCTAGTTATTGTCGGCTTTTTGGCAGGGACAGTCGGAAGTTTAGTCGGGTTGGGCGGCGGCGTGATCATTGTGCCATCTTTGTTGTTTTTAGGCGCTATACACTGGTTGCCGCACGTCACCCCGCAAGTGGCGGTTGGTACTTCGCTTGTCGTCATTATTTTTAATGGATTATCATCGACATTATCGTATATGAAGGAGAAAATGGTGGATTACCGAAGCGGGCTTTTATTTTTTATCGGGAGCGGCCCTGGAGCGATCATCGGTGCTTGGATGAATAATAAGTTAAGCTTGGAGCATTTTTCGCTATATTTCGGGCTGTTTTTAATCGCTGTATCGTTTTTTTTATCTTTCAGCAGCAATGCTTCGGCGCGCTCACAGAGAAAGCCGTTTAAAATTACGCGTACTTATATCACAAATGAAGGGGAAACGGTGACATATGGATACCATCCGCTCGCCGCTATTGCCATTTCTTTTGTCGTTGGCTTTTTTGGCGGCATGTTTGGCATCGGCGGCGGTTCGTTAATGGTTCCGGCAATGATCATTTTATTTTTCTTTCCTCCGCACGTCGCTGTTGCGACTTCCATGTTTATGATCTTTTTATCCTCTCTTGTTAGCTCGCTGACGCACGTTTTTATGGGAAATGTCCAATGGCTGTTTGCGCTTTCTTTAATTCCGGGTGTTTGGTTTGGAGCGAAAACGGGTGCGTTCATTAATAAACGGCTCCGCAGCAAAACGATTGTGATCGCCTTGCGCCTCGTGCTTGTTCTGTTAGGAATCCGTCTTATTTATCAAAGCTTTTCATAA
- a CDS encoding cysteine desulfurase translates to MNTKEIRRLFPILDQKVNGKPLVYLDNAATSQKPLSVIETLDRYYREYNSNVHRGVHTLGTKATDAYEGAREKVRRFINAKSTQEIIFTRGTTAALNMVATSYGRANLQEGDEIVITYMEHHSNLIPWQQAAKQTGATLKYIPLQADGTIDMKDVEATVTENTKIVAIAHVSNVLGTINPIKEIARVAHQRGAVIVVDAAQSAPHMKIDVQDLDCDFLAFSGHKMCGPTGIGVLYGKRELLEKMEPVEFGGEMIDFVDLYESTWKELPWKFEGGTPIIAGAVGLGAAIDFLEDIGLDHIAAHEQELAQYALERLSAIKGLAIYGPKHRGGLVTFNIEGVHPHDVATVLDAEGIAIRAGHHCAQPLMKWLNVTATARASFYLYNTKEEIDQFVDALQKAKEYFGHVF, encoded by the coding sequence ATGAATACGAAAGAGATTCGTCGGTTGTTTCCAATTTTAGATCAAAAAGTAAATGGGAAGCCGCTCGTATATTTGGACAATGCCGCAACGTCGCAAAAGCCTCTTTCTGTCATTGAAACGCTTGACCGTTATTATCGCGAGTATAACTCAAACGTCCATCGCGGCGTGCATACGCTCGGAACAAAAGCGACGGACGCATACGAAGGAGCGCGTGAAAAAGTACGGCGGTTTATTAATGCGAAGTCCACGCAAGAAATTATTTTTACAAGAGGAACGACAGCAGCGTTAAACATGGTTGCAACGAGCTACGGCCGCGCCAACTTGCAAGAAGGCGATGAAATCGTCATTACGTACATGGAACACCATAGCAATTTGATTCCATGGCAGCAAGCGGCCAAACAGACGGGGGCGACATTAAAATACATTCCGCTGCAAGCGGATGGAACGATCGATATGAAAGACGTGGAAGCAACCGTGACAGAAAACACGAAAATCGTTGCTATTGCCCATGTATCCAACGTGTTAGGAACGATTAACCCGATTAAAGAAATTGCGCGCGTTGCCCATCAACGCGGCGCTGTCATTGTGGTAGACGCCGCGCAAAGCGCCCCGCATATGAAAATTGATGTTCAAGATCTTGATTGCGATTTTTTGGCGTTCTCTGGGCATAAAATGTGCGGTCCGACAGGAATTGGCGTATTATATGGTAAAAGAGAGTTATTAGAAAAGATGGAGCCGGTAGAGTTTGGCGGAGAAATGATCGATTTCGTCGACTTGTACGAGTCGACGTGGAAAGAACTTCCGTGGAAATTCGAGGGAGGCACTCCGATTATTGCAGGAGCAGTTGGTTTGGGGGCAGCGATCGACTTCCTTGAAGACATCGGATTGGATCATATTGCCGCACATGAGCAGGAGCTCGCTCAATACGCTTTAGAACGATTATCCGCGATCAAAGGGCTCGCGATTTACGGCCCGAAACATCGCGGCGGATTAGTGACATTCAACATAGAAGGCGTTCATCCGCATGATGTGGCCACTGTGCTTGATGCGGAAGGAATCGCCATCCGTGCTGGCCACCATTGTGCACAGCCGTTAATGAAATGGTTGAACGTAACGGCTACGGCGCGAGCGAGCTTTTATCTCTATAATACAAAAGAGGAAATTGATCAATTTGTCGACGCATTACAGAAAGCGAAGGAGTACTTTGGCCATGTCTTCTAA
- the sufD gene encoding Fe-S cluster assembly protein SufD, which produces MTTETKIPFDQQYVRSFSGGRGEPDWLLQLRLQALAKAEELPLPKPDKTKIDNWNFTQFANHIVERAPFASLDELPETVKALIEAGEGTKNLYVQRDHTPAFLALSEDLKAKGVIFTDIFTAAREHGDLLQKYLLKDGVKIDEHRLTALHAALFNGGVFVYVPKGVEVDVPLQAVYIQENDDTALFNHVIVVAEDNSRVVYVENYISAKETSKAVVNIVAEVFANTNARVFFAAVDNLAKGVTTYVNRRGIAGRDGRIEWALGLMNDGDTISENITRLIGDGSFGDTKTVVVGRGEQVQNFTTSVVHYGKHTEGYILKHGVVRDSATSIFNGIGKIEHGASKSNAQQESRVLMLSEKARGDANPILLIDEDDVMAGHAASVGRVDPTQLYYLMSRGIPKREAERLIIHGFLAPVVEAIPIESVKKQLIEVIERKVQS; this is translated from the coding sequence ATGACGACAGAAACAAAAATACCATTCGACCAACAATATGTGCGCTCATTTTCCGGCGGGCGCGGCGAACCGGACTGGCTTTTACAGCTTCGCTTACAAGCTCTTGCCAAAGCAGAAGAGTTGCCGCTGCCAAAGCCGGATAAAACAAAAATTGACAATTGGAATTTCACCCAATTTGCTAACCATATTGTCGAGAGAGCGCCGTTTGCTTCATTAGATGAATTGCCTGAGACGGTAAAGGCGCTGATTGAGGCAGGAGAAGGGACGAAAAACTTATACGTCCAACGCGACCATACACCAGCGTTTTTGGCGCTGTCGGAAGATTTAAAAGCGAAAGGTGTCATTTTCACCGATATTTTCACGGCAGCGCGTGAACATGGAGATTTGCTGCAAAAATATTTGCTGAAAGATGGCGTGAAAATTGATGAGCACCGTTTAACGGCGCTGCATGCCGCGCTTTTCAACGGCGGCGTGTTTGTTTACGTGCCGAAAGGCGTTGAAGTGGACGTCCCGCTTCAAGCGGTTTATATTCAAGAAAACGATGATACGGCATTATTTAATCATGTCATCGTTGTTGCGGAAGACAACAGCCGGGTTGTTTATGTCGAAAACTATATTTCCGCAAAAGAAACAAGCAAAGCGGTTGTCAATATTGTTGCTGAAGTGTTTGCCAATACAAATGCCCGCGTGTTTTTTGCCGCGGTCGATAACTTGGCGAAAGGCGTCACTACGTACGTGAACCGCCGCGGGATCGCTGGACGTGATGGCCGCATTGAGTGGGCGCTTGGTTTAATGAACGACGGGGATACCATTTCGGAAAACATCACTCGCTTAATTGGCGACGGTTCTTTCGGCGATACGAAAACGGTCGTCGTCGGCCGCGGAGAGCAAGTGCAAAACTTTACAACAAGCGTTGTCCATTATGGAAAACATACGGAAGGCTACATTTTAAAACACGGTGTTGTCAGAGACAGTGCAACTTCGATTTTTAACGGCATCGGCAAAATTGAGCATGGCGCTTCGAAATCGAACGCGCAGCAAGAATCGCGCGTATTGATGCTAAGTGAAAAAGCGCGCGGAGATGCCAACCCTATTTTATTAATCGATGAAGATGATGTAATGGCGGGACATGCTGCGTCTGTCGGCCGCGTTGATCCAACGCAGCTGTATTATCTTATGAGCCGCGGCATTCCAAAACGCGAAGCAGAACGGCTTATCATTCATGGTTTCTTAGCGCCTGTGGTCGAGGCGATTCCTATTGAAAGCGTGAAAAAGCAACTTATCGAAGTGATTGAAAGGAAAGTGCAATCATGA
- the sufU gene encoding Fe-S cluster assembly sulfur transfer protein SufU — MSSNNPLDMLYRQVIMDHYKNPRNRGVLEGNSVDINMNNPTCGDRIHLTMKVEDGKITDVKFEGEGCSISMSSASMMTQAIKGKTVEEALKLATIFSDMMQGKEYDDDIDLGDIEALQGVSKFPARIKCATLAWKAMEKGLHQHH; from the coding sequence ATGTCTTCTAATAACCCTTTAGATATGCTGTATCGTCAAGTGATTATGGATCATTATAAAAATCCGAGAAATCGCGGCGTGTTAGAAGGAAACAGTGTGGACATTAACATGAACAATCCGACTTGCGGCGATCGGATCCATTTAACGATGAAAGTGGAAGACGGAAAAATCACTGATGTAAAATTTGAAGGAGAAGGCTGTTCCATTTCGATGTCATCCGCATCGATGATGACGCAAGCGATTAAAGGAAAAACAGTGGAAGAAGCATTAAAGCTGGCGACGATTTTCTCTGATATGATGCAAGGAAAGGAATATGATGACGATATCGACTTAGGCGATATTGAAGCACTTCAAGGCGTTTCCAAATTTCCGGCCCGCATTAAATGCGCAACATTGGCATGGAAAGCAATGGAAAAAGGATTGCATCAGCATCATTAA